The Aneurinibacillus migulanus genome contains the following window.
TGCTGCTACCAATCCCATAATCGGATTTATATCGATCATCGTATTTGCAATATCGTTGTATCTATTACCGAAAGTTTACACTGGTGACATCTTTGATGGAAGTAAGGTAATACTTACGCTTTGTGCATTAGCGACATTGGTTAGTCCATTCTTTATTATTGGTACATTGATCGGTATGTTTCGCTCAATCATTCGTAAATACCCGAGAATTCACAATAATAATTTGCTAGTTCTTTCCAATCTTGTGCATCGTTTTTTATCATATCAGACGATTCTCTATGTGGTTTCGCTTATGGTGTCCTTGGGTATTTTTTTGATCGGAGTCGGTTACACGATCCATAAAAATACCATTACATTTAATGATTTGGAGAGACCTTATGACTTTATGTTCATTGAGAATGATAAATACAACCATATTTCGCAGGATGAGATACGGAAAGTGATTGAAGATAATGGAGGAAAGATCAAGAAATATACGGTATTAGATTATCTTTCATTACCTATTTACAAAATGAAGGACAGTAAAGTAAAAACGGGTGAGCGTACGTATTCCAACAGTGTCATTATTAGTGAAAGTAATTACAACAAACATATGGCTACAAACAAAGACATAAAAAGAGGATACATGCTGGATGTTTTTCTTGATGGTGGAGAGATTCAAACGAAACCTACTGAAGATATCATGTTCTTGATGAATAAAAAAAGCGTTCAAAGCCCAAGTAAACGATTTGATGATGCGAATATAACAATGAATTCTTCAGACTTCTTTCGTCAAGTTCATTCTTCTGACTTATTTACTGTACCAAAAGAACGGATTCTAAATGATAAGGCTCAATTTGCAAATTTAGAGTATACCAATGCCTATTCAACGTATCACGCTTATGTAGTAGATGATGTAGATTATGAAATGTTAAAAAGAAAAAGCGGTTATCCTGATATTTCTAAGTATCATTTGATAAATCTTACTAGCGGTGATAAAAACAAGATATTTTTTGAGATTCTCAGTGCTTTGCGAAAAGTTAATCATGCTGATGAAACGATATGGAAGAACAAAGCTTTTTTAGGTGGACCGATAAATGAAAAGACTTTGTTAGAAGCTTATCGACCTTTCTCTAAGACCGAAAAAGCAGAAAGAGATTTACAACTAAATGGCGTCTTTTACTTCTCCATGACCTTTTTAGGAGCTTTGCTCCTGATTTCTTCAAGTATTGTGCTATTTTATAAAATTGTAACAGATATAGCGGAAGAAAAGCAGCGAATAGTGATAGTGAGAAAAATCGGGATCACCAACCGTGAGATGAAACGAAATTTAACAAAACAGTTAAAAATTATATTTTTTGTACCTGCTATGATTGGTGCCACTATGGCTCTGTACTATATTGCATTAGTAAATACCAACTACTCAAAAATTAATTATACGATGCTACAAGCATTACTAGTGGTAGTAGTGTATATTTTATTGCAGATCGTATTTTACTTTGGATTAAGGAGGAAGTATCTTTCCAGTTTAAATGAATAGCAAACTCCCCGTTCAATGATTCTACTATCAAACTATTTCTGTAAGGGAGTGTTAGTCTAAACGGTAGGTAACCACTTGAAAGGGTTCCACAGATATTGCCCCCTTTCAAGGAGTAAATACATTTTATATGACTTAAGAGGCGGCTTTCCTTTAACATAAGGAGAGTCGTTTTTTTAAAATACACTCAAAATCTCGTAAAGAAGAACAAAGTGTAGATTACAATATAAAGGTAAGAATTAGCACAAATTATCAAAAAAGTCTTTTGCTTAAAATGTAAAATATGAATATACCAGAGGTGTTAATGAATGGATTATTTTGAAAGAATACAAAACTCAATTGAATTCATTGAAGAGAACCTACAAGACGAATTAAATATTACTGAAATCTCCTCGAAATCTTGTTTTTCAGCGTTTCATTACCAGCGGATTTTCCAAGCTATCACAGGGTTTTCTGTGCAGGAGTATATAAGAAACAGAAGACTTTCTGAGGCTGCGATATTACTGAAGGAAACAAGAAAAAACATATTAGAAATAGCGATATCTTTTCAATATGGTTCCCAAGAAGCATTTACTCGTGCATTTGTAAATTGTTTTGGTATAACCCCAGCTAGATATCGAAAAGGGGAGGCTATTATAAGTCAACGAAGCAAAATTAACTTTTTGGATTATAAAACTAGGATGAAAGGAGACTTAACTATGAACAAACCTGAAATTATTCTACTAAACAAGATACATATTATTGGTTACGAATACAAAACAAATTTAAATAACGAAAAATACTTCGAAGAAATTCCGGGATTTTATCTTGATTTTGGAAGAAATGAATATTATTTGCGAATTCCTAATAAAATTGCACCTAATATGTCATACGGTATATCGACCAACTTTCATGATAGTGGTCATTTTTCGTTTATTGTTGGAGAAGCGGTTCAGGAATCTAATACAGAATTAGAAAATGGTTTTGTGAATCTTGAAATTCCAGAGGGCAAATATGTTGAATTCAAAGTTAACGGAACCACTGATTCAGTTCAAAATACTAGAAGATACATCTATGGAACATGGCTACTGAATTCTAAATATGAAAGAGGAGAGGGGCCAGATTTTGAGATTACCGATGTTTTAAATTCAACATTTCCAAATGAAATGAAAATGAAGATTTACATACCAATAAAGGAATAACCTAAGGAGAGAATAGCATGAATATTGAAATGATTTTTGGAAATTTTCCAGTATTGGAGTCTGTGAATCTAGTATTTAAAAAAATCGAAGAGGTACATCTCCAGGAAGTATATACGATTTACGACAACGACAACGTATTTGAATATTGTGGGATCATTCCGAAGCATAACTTACAAACGGTAAATAAGATGATTAGCCATTTTGATAGAGATTACCATAAAAAAAGCAGAATCAAGTGGGGTATCTTTCAAAAGAAACAAAGTAATAAATTGGTGGGAATTATTGAATCTATGGATTTTAACCAAAAGGTGAACATGGTATCCATCGGCTACTTTTTGGCAGAGAATTACTGGGGTAAGGGCATTGCAACTGAATCTGTTGGCGCGTTAGTAAAATTTTTATTTGAAGAAGTTAATATTAACAGGATCCAAGCAGAGGTCATGCCTGCAAACGAGATTTCGAAGAAAGTCCTGTTAAAAAACGGTTTTATAAAAGAAGGATTGTTAAGACAAGCTTCTTTGTGGTCCGGTAAAGGAGTAGTCGATTTAGAAATATACGGCATACTTAAAGAGGACTACATGAATAATTTATATTAAAATGATACGGATTTTTCCTACGTTAAACAATGCTTGTTTAGAAAGAATAATACGATTTGAAGACGAAAAGGACCTCCTGTAATATTCGATGTGTCATACGGAGGTTCCTAATATAAATAGAGTATTTAATGGACGTAATAGTGGTTCAACACCATGAATTTTGAGTGATGACAAATTATTAAATAACTCAACGTTTATTATTTTTTATCATATCTAATATATCTTTTATTACATTAATAACAATTTGTGGTCGATCGATGTGGATTGCATGCCCAGCATCTTCAACAATAATATGTTTTTTATTAGTTGACAAGTTAGCAAGTTCTCCCTGGAATTTCATCCAAGCAATCATAGACTCCGTTGTATGAAAAGGCTGCAGACCGCCTGTCACGACAATAAGCGGAATGTTTCCAAGAGATTTCGAAGTGCGAGCTTGTTCTAAGCTTTCTTCAACCTCATTAAGAGAGCCTTCCAAAGTAAATTGATTATAATAATCTTCCTGAACCTCTTTTGTAAATAAAGAAGGCAGTATTTTATTTTGGTCCTCGTGACATGAGTCCAAGAGAACTACTCCTGCAACTTCCTCTGGATATGTACTTGCAAATAATCTTACATTTAATCCTCCAAATGAGTGTCCAACTAACACATATGGAGGATTTACACTTGCTTTTTTAAGTAATGCACGTAGGTTCTCGACACTTTGCTGACTATGACGAGGTCTGTTATCCCATTCACTTTTGCCAATACCGGCTCTATCATAAATAAACATTTTTGAGAACTTTGAAATGTCATCTTTAATCGAATTCCAGGTTTCTAATGTAAATCCATATCCGGAATCAAAAACTAAAGTTGGACCCTCGTTATTTTTACCTAACAGTTCATAATATAATTCAATACCACCAATGTCCAGCTTTTGTCCTGGTTCATTCTCAATAATTTTGCTCATATTTAATCCTCCATTTTTCCCCTGTCATTCATCTCATCTTAATTCAGTGAGTTCAATTTAATTGAACTTATCGTAGCATGTATTTATTTCCTTTTCAAGTTAAAGTTTAATATAATTAAACTACCTTATTAAAATAAAAAGGGTGTTGAAAATGAATGAACTCGGAAAACGAATAAATAAATTAAGAATAGAAAGAGGTATGACGCTTGTAGAACTAGCAGGTAACAAAATGACGAAGGGGATGTTAAGTATGATTGAAAATGGGCGTGCGAACCCTTCGATGGAGAGCTTAAAATTTATTGCGCGCCAGTTAGGCTGTGATCCTCATTATTTGTTAGAGAATCATACATCTGATGAACTAAAGTACTTATTTAGTCAGGTAGAGGAAGCGTTTGAAAAAAATAATGATGAACAGATAATTAATTTAACAAAAGATATGCTTGACCAACAGCTTCCAACTTCATTTGAGTCTGCTAGGATATTAGAAATTACTGGCCGAACGATTTTTAAGAGCGACCAAAAAAAAGGAGAAATGTTGATAGAACGAGCGATAGCAATCTATGAACAGTTATCCCTTTTTAGTCACTGCGTAGCTGCTAAAGTACACATAGTAAAAAACCGTGCAAAAGACGGTAATTATCATGATGCGCTTAGATTGTTGCGAAGTGTCCGAAAAGAGTATCATGAAAAAGCAACGGTGATTGATATCGTAGTTGAAGTAGAAGCGAATTATGTTGAAGTGGTCATACTCTTCGGGGTAGGTGACTATAAAGCAGGAAGGAGTAAGCTTAATGAATTAATTGAACTATCTAGGCGGAAAGGGATCTTTTATAAGATGGATGATATTTTTCGAATTGCAGCGTTCCAAGCCCTTCTTCGTAACAATGAAAATGATTATGCTTACTTTATAAAGAAGTCAGAGCAGTTTGCTGTTTTTAGTGAAAATGATGAATCGCTGACTTTTACGTTGTTACTTCAAGCTCATTATCACAATCAAATATCAAAGGATTATGAACAAGCCCTTTTTTACTTGGGTGAGTTTGCTACGTTAGTAAAAGGGGAGCTCGGAAGTGACTATTACTATCTTGAAAAAGGTAAAGCGCTATTAGGAAAAGGACAGGTAGAAGAAGCCCTAAAAGAATTTGAACAATTTAAGATGCCGAACACGACTAGTTATCCGCTTGAATTATCTATTCTCTATACTGCAGATGCATATAGGGCAAATTGCCTCTTGCAACTAGGAAGAGTAAAGGAAGCGCTTATCTATGCGGCAAGAGCAGCTAGCAATATAGGTTCGTTACCTCAAACTCCTTATCGGGATTTTATAAAAAATACCTTAGACTTAGTGAATAAAAATCTACAATAGCCTTATCAAAAAATTGTATTCAATGCGATTAGCTTAACGTATTCACTGATTTGGAAGGGGAGAGATAGCATCATCAACATCGATCAATTTCTTGCCTGTATTCTACAACTGTTCATCGTGACAGGCGGAGTGTAATAGAGGAAAATGGTTCCCCTATTTTTATGAAATGCGTTCTGAACACCCGTGATTTCAATCATGATGAGATTTTTAAATTTACTCGTTAATAAAATTTATCTTTACCGTGTTGGTTAGATGAAAGCTTAAAGGCACTACAATAGTCAATTGAAAGTTTATTTATTAAAGCTATTTTTGCATGTTAAATGATTTTTTACATTAAATAGCCGATTTCCTATATGCTAAGGGAATCGGCATTTTTGTTCTAAAAACAATGATTTTGGGTAAGATGAGTCTTTCGATAGCTACTATGAAGTCTTGTAGCTTATGTTAACAGAATATTATATCATCTTCCTTTTCATCAGGTTATTACCTTAATATTTTTGGTTTAGACAGGATTTTTCAGTTAAAATATGGAATTTGTTATCATCTTAAAATAAAGAAGGTGTGCAAAGATGAAAAGAGAGACTTCTGCTTTTCGCAACCCCGCTTTTCTATTTATGTGGATAGGAAGTGCCATTTCTGAACTCGGAGGAGCATTTGGTACTTTTTGTAATTCTGTTATTGTTTATGAATTGACGGGATCAGAATTAGCCCTTGGAAGCATGTGGCTCATTTATTTTATTCCTTCCCTCATCCTGCAATTAGGGATTGGTCCCTACATAGATAAGTGGAGTCGAAAGCGAATGATGATCTTTTCTCAGTTTACCAGAGGAGCAATTTTTCTTATCCCTTTATTGATGTTTAATTTAAACACTTTGGAAGTATGGAATATCTACGCTGTGCAGATTGTCATTGGACTGATTCAACCTCTGTATGCACCTGCTAGTTTTTCTATTATTCCGACCCTCATTCCTAAAGAGCTACTCACATCTGCCAACGCCTACTTGGATGGTACCATACGATTGATGACCTTTTTAGCTCCGCCAATGGGGGGACTGTTAGTAGATTGGATCGGTGTATCATTTGTACTTGTGTTCGTTTGTTTGTTTTTCACTATCAGTGGTCTTTTGCTTATGTTCCTGAAGGAGCCTCCTTTACACGTAGGGAAAGTCCGCGCTACATGGTTTAAGCAATTTATGGAGGGGATTCGATTTTTTATAAGACATCCTCTTCTGCTGTGGTTAGGTATTTTTCTTGCCTTTGTTCAATTTGGGGTAGGTGTTACCATGGTCATTAACCTTCCGTTCATGATGGAAGAATTGAAGGGAAGTTATGCACAGTACGGTTATTTTATGGCTGGATTTCCGTTAGGCTATTTTTTCGGCTCTGTGTTAACTTCTAAAATTAAACCAAAGCCTACTTATCGCCGCTCCATTATGTTGGGAGCACTAATAGCAGGAGGATTAACGTATATATCTATGAGTTTTACAACTAGTATTTCAGTAGCGATCACTATTGAGGTGGTAGCTGGAATCATCCTGCCGTTTTTCAACGCTAATAGTACAAGTCTATATCAACAAACAGTGCCAAATCATCTTATAGGAAAGGTATTTTCAATTCGGCTCTTCATCACCCGTGCTGCCATGCTGCTTGGGATTCTTGTCGGAGGGACATTAGGGGAATTGTGGGGAATTCGGGCAATGTTTTTACTGATTGGGGTTATCATCTGCTCCTTCTCCCTTTTAGGAATATGCCTTCCATATTTTAGATTTTTGAATGGTCCCATCAGCCAAAAAAATTCGATTCATTCAGCTAGGTAGTACTCGAAAAATGGAAGGTAACCTATTTCATACTTTTTGTTTCTGAGATACCAGAAAGCGATGTGGTAATATCCCTTTAACAAAAATATATACTTGAAAGAAGTATATATTTTTGTTAAATTTATCATATGGATAGAACAAGTTTAATTAAAGGTCATTTAGAAATGTGTGTGTTATCTATTTTGTCAAAGGGAAAAAGCTATGGATATGAAATTATGAAGGAGCTTGAAGAACACAATTTAAAACTAAAAGGAGTAGGAAGCATTTACCCCATTTTGACTAAGCTAAAAGATCAAGATTGGGTTGATACTTACCGTGAAATGACAGAAAATGGGAAGGTTAGGGTTTATTATGAAATCAATGAAAAAGGGGAAATGTATCTTCAGAAAAAAATCAATGAGTGGCTAGAGTTACAACAGGATATCAAATCCCTGCTTCAAAGTGGTTTGAAAGGAGAATATTTGGAATGAATATTAAATTGAGCATAGCAGAAGAACAGTTTTTAAACGAAGTTCTTAAAGAATTAAAGCAATATCACATAAGTTCAAAGGATAGAAAGAATATTAAACAGCAGCTTTTAGAACATATTCAAGAATCTCGTGAACACGGCCAAGATAGTATAAATGAACTCGGTGATACAACGACATTTGTCAGAGATTTTTTAGAGATTAATGGCGTTGATCTTCATTCTGAAATAAAACAAATACGAAAATCCAACAATAGGGCAGGAGCTTTATTTGTGATAGGGTTCTTTACCTTAATTGTTACCTATCTCATCTCGCAGTTAATACTATCTATGTTTTTAACAGAATCCTTTAACCCATTAAATACTAACAGCTTGTTTAATTATAATATTTTTTATCAGATTTCAGATAACTCATGGTGGAATTCCTTGCTAATGATTATTAGCGTGTCTATTTCCTTACTAGTTTCGATGCTGGCAATGTTTTATATACGAAAAAAAATTAAATAAATTTAATTAGGTGAAAATTAATATGAAAGTACTAAAAACTACAGTTATTTTTATATGCTTATTATTACATACGTTTATTTTATTTCTGCCAGCCTCGACAGTCTCCGCCGAGCAAGATATTAAGGATACTATGGACGACTATATAGAAACCTTTTTAAAAGAACATCGGATTCCAGGAGCTTCGATTGCTATTGTTCATGGAAATAATATATTTTATTCTAAAGCATGGGGTGTAACGGGAGAATCTGAGGAAAAAGTAACAACTGAAACTCCCTTTACTATAGGATCGATAAGTAAATCATTAACAGGCTTAGCTATAATGAAATTAATTGAAGAAGGTACCGTTCATCTAGATGATCCAGTCCAAAAGTATATTCCATGGTTTACACTTAAAGATAAACAAGCAGCATCCCAAATAACAATTAAACATTTACTTACGCAAACAAGTGGGATAAGTACTTATTCTGGCTTATCTATATCAGATAGAGAATCTAAAGATTTGGACGCTATAAAGAAAAATGTAGAAAGTTTATCCAACATTAAGCTGACTGCCGCACCTGGAGAAAAGCATCAGTATAGTAATGCTAATTTTTCTATTCTTGGTGCCCTCATTGAAGAAGTTACCAATCAACCGTATTCTGAGTATATGGAACAACAAGTGTTTTTACCCTTAGGTATGAAAAATGCAGCAGCTGACAAAGATACGGCATATAAAAAAGGGTATTTAGCTGGTTATCAGTCCTGGTTAGGAATCCCTCGAAAAAGTTCAGTAACATATGATAATGGAGGAGTATCATATGGATACATAACTGCAAGTGCAGAAGATATGGTCCAATACATCAGGTTTCTTAGTCAACAAGATAGCAACAATTTTTTAAGCGAAAATACTATGAACCTTTATGTATCACCTCATGTTCAAACAGGTAAAAATCGGTACTATGGCCTTGGTGTAAGAATCACAAATCCAGATTCTAAGGACAGAATGATATGGCATTCAGGTTCAACGCCTGACTCACATGCAGAAATATTTTTCATACCTGAAACTGGCTGGGGTGGAGTCATTCTTACGAATAAAAATCATATTCTAGAAGAAGCGGCACTTCCACATTTGAAAAAAGGTATGATTAACATTTTAAATGGAGATAGACCAGTTGATATACCCAAAAACACACCTTATATTCAACTTGTTATGATTGGTATAGTATGCTTCCTTTTTGTAATATTCATTTATCTGCTAGTAAAGGTTAAATCAGGAGAAGTTCGTAAAAGAAGCGTATGGCGTATCTCTGGCATCATTTTTTTTATTTTATCTATTGCTATAATTCCGTTGCTAATTTATAGTGTAGAATCTCCGTGGCATACGATAAAAGGGTTTGCGGCTGATATTGCATTACTAACCAGAATGATGGCTATTCTCCTAGCATTTAACGGCTTATTATCAATATATATTTCATTTAAACAATACACTATTAGGGATAAAACAACATCAGTATGCTCCGTTTTTTGATATATTTCCACTAACGACTAACTTTTAACAATAACCAAAAAGGCAACCGGTTAAAGGGGTATACTCGGGTTCCTTGTGTATGTTCTTATAAAAAGATGAAAGCCGATTTCTCCTACCCTGAGGAGTTCTCGGCTTATTTTTTATTAATTCAAAGGACGTGTGGGAACAAGACGAGCGGCAACGCCAGGGAGTTTTTCTTATTACATTGCCTTACGATATTTCCAATAAATCAATTTTGCATCTCTGTGGTCAATTTGGAATTCTAACTTCATTAATACATTTTTAGAACCAATATTATCAGGTTCACATCTAGCGGTGATACATTTGACTGCATCTTGATTCACGGCCCACTGTAATAATTTTTGGGCAGCTTCAAAACAATAACCTTTACGGCGGTGGCTTTCATTAGTAGCAAAACCCATTTCAATTATACCGTCCGGATCAGGATCACCTAAAAAGCCAATACCACCAACTATTTCTTGAGTATCTTTGGCCACAATGATCCAGGAGTCAAATCCCTTAGTGCCATTGTTTTTAATCAAGAGCTCACGAAAGTAGGGTAAAGCTTCAAAAAAATCGGGACCCGGCCATTCGCCGTTCGTTTTATATCCCAAGGCCTCGATTGCCTGTGTATCACGCTTAGCTGCCGCCTCGATTAAATCAAGATCAAGGGTTTTGAGCAACAGACGCTTAGTTTCAAGGTTCATATTTAGTTAATCCCTTTCTTATAGTAATAGTTCCTCGTAAGCTCCAAAAATTTGATAGTTAATAATGTTAATTTTATCCTGTAGCGAAATATTGAGCAATGGCAAGATTTATTATAAAAAGAAGTATATTGCCTGTTAGATGAATGAAGTACAGATTGCTGATAAAAGCGAGCAAAACGCAAATCAATTTGGACAGGTTGCTAAACATGGCGTAAAGAATAAAATAAAAGATGCAGTAAGTGAACCTGGTTCTAGCGAAGAATCCGAGGAAGATGCTCCTGACGTTTAATTCATGAAAATTATTACTGCTCCTACGTAAGCTAGAAGAGTGACCTTGAAAGTCGCTCTTTTATTTTTTTCAAAAACCACAAGTGCAAATATCTTAGTACTAAAATACTGCGCATAAAAATAATAATAAAAAAATACACTATCCTATTTTAAAAGAAAGAAAACATGGTAATATTTTGTTGAAGGCAAGACGACTAAAGTTTTTGTCCTATATCCGGAGCAAATTCGACAACGAATAGTGATTCCGA
Protein-coding sequences here:
- a CDS encoding serine hydrolase domain-containing protein, producing the protein MKVLKTTVIFICLLLHTFILFLPASTVSAEQDIKDTMDDYIETFLKEHRIPGASIAIVHGNNIFYSKAWGVTGESEEKVTTETPFTIGSISKSLTGLAIMKLIEEGTVHLDDPVQKYIPWFTLKDKQAASQITIKHLLTQTSGISTYSGLSISDRESKDLDAIKKNVESLSNIKLTAAPGEKHQYSNANFSILGALIEEVTNQPYSEYMEQQVFLPLGMKNAAADKDTAYKKGYLAGYQSWLGIPRKSSVTYDNGGVSYGYITASAEDMVQYIRFLSQQDSNNFLSENTMNLYVSPHVQTGKNRYYGLGVRITNPDSKDRMIWHSGSTPDSHAEIFFIPETGWGGVILTNKNHILEEAALPHLKKGMINILNGDRPVDIPKNTPYIQLVMIGIVCFLFVIFIYLLVKVKSGEVRKRSVWRISGIIFFILSIAIIPLLIYSVESPWHTIKGFAADIALLTRMMAILLAFNGLLSIYISFKQYTIRDKTTSVCSVF
- a CDS encoding GNAT family N-acetyltransferase, whose protein sequence is MNIEMIFGNFPVLESVNLVFKKIEEVHLQEVYTIYDNDNVFEYCGIIPKHNLQTVNKMISHFDRDYHKKSRIKWGIFQKKQSNKLVGIIESMDFNQKVNMVSIGYFLAENYWGKGIATESVGALVKFLFEEVNINRIQAEVMPANEISKKVLLKNGFIKEGLLRQASLWSGKGVVDLEIYGILKEDYMNNLY
- a CDS encoding GNAT family N-acetyltransferase, which encodes MNLETKRLLLKTLDLDLIEAAAKRDTQAIEALGYKTNGEWPGPDFFEALPYFRELLIKNNGTKGFDSWIIVAKDTQEIVGGIGFLGDPDPDGIIEMGFATNESHRRKGYCFEAAQKLLQWAVNQDAVKCITARCEPDNIGSKNVLMKLEFQIDHRDAKLIYWKYRKAM
- a CDS encoding DUF1129 domain-containing protein translates to MNIKLSIAEEQFLNEVLKELKQYHISSKDRKNIKQQLLEHIQESREHGQDSINELGDTTTFVRDFLEINGVDLHSEIKQIRKSNNRAGALFVIGFFTLIVTYLISQLILSMFLTESFNPLNTNSLFNYNIFYQISDNSWWNSLLMIISVSISLLVSMLAMFYIRKKIK
- a CDS encoding MFS transporter; the protein is MKRETSAFRNPAFLFMWIGSAISELGGAFGTFCNSVIVYELTGSELALGSMWLIYFIPSLILQLGIGPYIDKWSRKRMMIFSQFTRGAIFLIPLLMFNLNTLEVWNIYAVQIVIGLIQPLYAPASFSIIPTLIPKELLTSANAYLDGTIRLMTFLAPPMGGLLVDWIGVSFVLVFVCLFFTISGLLLMFLKEPPLHVGKVRATWFKQFMEGIRFFIRHPLLLWLGIFLAFVQFGVGVTMVINLPFMMEELKGSYAQYGYFMAGFPLGYFFGSVLTSKIKPKPTYRRSIMLGALIAGGLTYISMSFTTSISVAITIEVVAGIILPFFNANSTSLYQQTVPNHLIGKVFSIRLFITRAAMLLGILVGGTLGELWGIRAMFLLIGVIICSFSLLGICLPYFRFLNGPISQKNSIHSAR
- a CDS encoding FtsX-like permease family protein, producing MTFPSIVYKNLKYNFTRYISFYLVNSFIVAVLFMYGTLFFNDSIPSNTKSVFNFSFVAIVLFCIIFISYTQTYFVKFRGKEFGVYLTLGMTTSDLKKMIRRENIIIISISLLTGIAAGLLFSRMFYLILGKLLINIVYSISFDTFLLTISVFLPIFIISTFFTERYLTKLSIIEVIQSSSKKEIAATNPIIGFISIIVFAISLYLLPKVYTGDIFDGSKVILTLCALATLVSPFFIIGTLIGMFRSIIRKYPRIHNNNLLVLSNLVHRFLSYQTILYVVSLMVSLGIFLIGVGYTIHKNTITFNDLERPYDFMFIENDKYNHISQDEIRKVIEDNGGKIKKYTVLDYLSLPIYKMKDSKVKTGERTYSNSVIISESNYNKHMATNKDIKRGYMLDVFLDGGEIQTKPTEDIMFLMNKKSVQSPSKRFDDANITMNSSDFFRQVHSSDLFTVPKERILNDKAQFANLEYTNAYSTYHAYVVDDVDYEMLKRKSGYPDISKYHLINLTSGDKNKIFFEILSALRKVNHADETIWKNKAFLGGPINEKTLLEAYRPFSKTEKAERDLQLNGVFYFSMTFLGALLLISSSIVLFYKIVTDIAEEKQRIVIVRKIGITNREMKRNLTKQLKIIFFVPAMIGATMALYYIALVNTNYSKINYTMLQALLVVVVYILLQIVFYFGLRRKYLSSLNE
- a CDS encoding helix-turn-helix domain-containing protein, with the protein product MNELGKRINKLRIERGMTLVELAGNKMTKGMLSMIENGRANPSMESLKFIARQLGCDPHYLLENHTSDELKYLFSQVEEAFEKNNDEQIINLTKDMLDQQLPTSFESARILEITGRTIFKSDQKKGEMLIERAIAIYEQLSLFSHCVAAKVHIVKNRAKDGNYHDALRLLRSVRKEYHEKATVIDIVVEVEANYVEVVILFGVGDYKAGRSKLNELIELSRRKGIFYKMDDIFRIAAFQALLRNNENDYAYFIKKSEQFAVFSENDESLTFTLLLQAHYHNQISKDYEQALFYLGEFATLVKGELGSDYYYLEKGKALLGKGQVEEALKEFEQFKMPNTTSYPLELSILYTADAYRANCLLQLGRVKEALIYAARAASNIGSLPQTPYRDFIKNTLDLVNKNLQ
- a CDS encoding PadR family transcriptional regulator, translated to MDRTSLIKGHLEMCVLSILSKGKSYGYEIMKELEEHNLKLKGVGSIYPILTKLKDQDWVDTYREMTENGKVRVYYEINEKGEMYLQKKINEWLELQQDIKSLLQSGLKGEYLE
- a CDS encoding AraC family transcriptional regulator; its protein translation is MDYFERIQNSIEFIEENLQDELNITEISSKSCFSAFHYQRIFQAITGFSVQEYIRNRRLSEAAILLKETRKNILEIAISFQYGSQEAFTRAFVNCFGITPARYRKGEAIISQRSKINFLDYKTRMKGDLTMNKPEIILLNKIHIIGYEYKTNLNNEKYFEEIPGFYLDFGRNEYYLRIPNKIAPNMSYGISTNFHDSGHFSFIVGEAVQESNTELENGFVNLEIPEGKYVEFKVNGTTDSVQNTRRYIYGTWLLNSKYERGEGPDFEITDVLNSTFPNEMKMKIYIPIKE
- a CDS encoding alpha/beta fold hydrolase, yielding MSKIIENEPGQKLDIGGIELYYELLGKNNEGPTLVFDSGYGFTLETWNSIKDDISKFSKMFIYDRAGIGKSEWDNRPRHSQQSVENLRALLKKASVNPPYVLVGHSFGGLNVRLFASTYPEEVAGVVLLDSCHEDQNKILPSLFTKEVQEDYYNQFTLEGSLNEVEESLEQARTSKSLGNIPLIVVTGGLQPFHTTESMIAWMKFQGELANLSTNKKHIIVEDAGHAIHIDRPQIVINVIKDILDMIKNNKR